From a region of the Candidatus Zixiibacteriota bacterium genome:
- a CDS encoding PorV/PorQ family protein: MRIKPLIVSFVIVLLAASCLYAGGSERIGSAGAQELRIPVGSRASAMAGANIADVSGAEALFWNPAGVAHFEGTEAMFTHLQYIADINVDYFGVMTNIEDFGSIGLHAKVVSIGEMEVTTTQEPQGTGETFSPTFSVIGATYSRVFTDRVSFGMTANLINEKIEQVSANGLAFDFGFIYDPLWRGFKFAIAIKNYGPQMRFSGEGFNLSVDPPDAEPGTQLKTVATKSAQFELPAYIQLGASWDAVNRDLNRAVVVGSFQANNFSEDEFRGGIEYSYDDMFFLRGGYVGSSQDSFMYGLTLGAGLKYAWGQNSITFDYSWVETDFFDNNQYFTAKFSF, from the coding sequence ATGAGAATAAAACCGTTGATAGTTAGTTTTGTGATTGTCCTCCTGGCTGCGTCTTGCCTCTACGCTGGAGGTAGCGAGCGGATCGGTTCCGCCGGCGCACAGGAGCTTCGCATTCCAGTCGGAAGTCGGGCTTCGGCGATGGCTGGCGCCAATATCGCCGATGTCAGCGGAGCCGAAGCGCTCTTCTGGAATCCGGCCGGTGTGGCGCATTTCGAAGGAACGGAGGCGATGTTTACGCACCTCCAATACATCGCCGACATCAATGTCGACTACTTTGGCGTGATGACAAACATCGAAGATTTCGGCTCCATAGGACTGCATGCGAAGGTGGTCTCGATCGGAGAAATGGAAGTCACTACGACTCAAGAGCCACAGGGCACGGGTGAGACATTCAGCCCAACCTTCTCGGTGATTGGCGCGACTTATTCGCGTGTATTCACAGACAGAGTCTCGTTTGGCATGACTGCCAATTTGATCAATGAGAAGATCGAGCAGGTGTCTGCTAACGGTCTTGCATTCGATTTCGGATTCATCTACGATCCGCTGTGGCGCGGATTCAAGTTCGCGATTGCGATTAAGAACTACGGTCCGCAGATGCGGTTTTCGGGCGAGGGATTCAACCTCTCGGTTGATCCACCCGATGCCGAACCGGGCACGCAGTTAAAAACCGTTGCCACGAAGAGCGCTCAGTTCGAACTGCCCGCGTACATCCAGCTTGGCGCATCATGGGATGCCGTCAATCGGGACCTGAACCGCGCGGTGGTCGTTGGTTCTTTCCAGGCCAATAACTTCTCCGAGGATGAGTTCCGTGGAGGAATCGAGTACTCGTATGACGACATGTTCTTCCTTCGCGGTGGATATGTCGGCTCCAGTCAGGATTCCTTCATGTATGGGCTGACACTCGGTGCCGGGCTGAAATACGCCTGGGGACAGAACAGCATCACATTCGACTATTCCTGGGTTGAGACGGACTTCTTCGATAACAACCAGTACTTTACTGCGAAATTCTCATTCTAG